In a single window of the Lodderomyces elongisporus chromosome 4, complete sequence genome:
- the MDS3 gene encoding mck1 dosage suppressor — protein MRDRTRNSDPGSLSDHSSNTQPPGQQQQQQQQQQQQQQPPFVAYRAKFPSTVSQTSSHGAVSFEDYVHYAAPKSLNIRSIFPPSAVTLGRNAFDRYGDLISDFEIISCNGDRIPVSMRVLIDRWGKYFAHILAKGYVIAVDQFESGATPTHSNILQNTKRTHQQSQEEHEYGLGRGDGHEDRHGDLNVNVNVNAQTIKDAPHFRIPFQTSNENLNIDFAEQRRAKSSTSSASSVSIDPQQLEKQDPSFIAATAATTAAAATNTTTDTITTDTTAPVANAATSNTTTTTTSFSSPPVLDSLINTQLKDIPPQKPLPREQLPPVPSAPTSYRMSSPRASLLHTLSVLRNIPASRSPKGSPFASPRASLSAPSGPAPGSNTGSSPLHHDLSSSLPNMRPSFSRSNSDLKLSSTSTASTRGERLSHADISSGDGGNFYRERSDTLDEEGEVSDEEPQFENYAMEPSLIPRKLYIPFTTTTVRAFCEFLYTGQIGNRWQIAPTLLDNFLIGKFYKVSTLYDLVRDTLVNIIGRKEQYYMEINDERISAHLKFISSIDAGEVDYDLMEKVSDVCAAANNFDGANTGNGNGSGGSGGGGGGSSNNGDNDDEGSSSDGGSDRSSDGHKGGFGLEYLDAESLAAPKIGPRNRSVFDRPKYDYDEDEEEEAEDGVAKHSKLNTVTVEEAVDPESAVPSDSIIDAIYESCVLVGDMNLFLRCANLKIIKSLLQ, from the coding sequence ATGAGAGACAGAACTAGAAACAGTGATCCTGGATCACTCTCTGACCATTCGAGTAATACTCAACCTCCGggtcaacaacaacaacaacaacaacaacaacaacaacaacaacaaccacctTTTGTAGCGTATAGAGCTAAATTTCCTTCAACTGTTTCGCAAACCTCATCGCATGGTGCAGTCAGCTTTGAAGACTATGTCCACTATGCTGCACCCAAATCACTAAACATCAGATCCATCTTCCCTCCCTCGGCTGTCACTTTGGGAAGAAACGCATTTGACAGGTATGGCGACCTCATTTCTGATTTTGAAATCATATCATGCAATGGAGATAGGATACCAGTATCGATGCGGGTGTTGATTGACAGATGGGGCAAATACTTTGCACACATCTTGGCAAAAGGGTACGTGATAGCTGTAGACCAGTTTGAATCTGGTGCTACACCAACCCATTCCAATATCTTGCAGAATACCAAACGTACTCATCAACAAAGCCAAGAAGAACATGAATATGGACTTGGACGTGGAGATGGACACGAAGATAGACATGGAGATTTAAATGTAAATGTTAATGTAAATGCTCAAACCATTAAGGATGCCCCTCATTTCCGAATACCTTTCCAAACATCAAACGAAAACTTGAATATTGACTTTGCAGAGCAAAGAAGGGCAAAGTCCTCTACGTCCTCTGCGTCATCGGTATCAATTGATCCTCAGCAATTGGAGAAACAGGATCCATCTTTCatagcagcaacagcagcaaccacagcagcagcagccaccaacaccactacTGATACCATCACTACTGACACTACTGCTCCTGTTGCTAATGCTGCAACTAGtaataccaccaccactaccactagcTTCTCTTCTCCACCAGTGCTAGACAGCTTGATCAATACACAATTGAAAGATATTCCACCACAAAAACCATTGCCTAGAGAACAGCTCCCACCAGTACCGTCGGCTCCAACTTCATATAGGATGTCGTCCCCACGAGCATCGCTTTTGCACACACTATCTGTACTACGAAACATACCCGCGTCAAGGTCACCCAAAGGTTCACCATTTGCATCACCAAGAGCTTCCTtatctgcaccatctggcCCGGCACCAGGATCAAACACGGGCTCGTCACCATTGCATCACGACTTGAGTCTGTCTCTCCCCAATATGAGACCGAGTTTTAGCAGGTCTAACTCGGATTTGAAGCTCTCCTCGACGTCTACTGCAAGCACAAGAGGCGAAAGGTTGAGCCATGCAGATATTTCAAGTGGAGATGGTGGCAATTTCTACAGAGAGAGGAGTGACACATTGGATGAAGAAGGGGAGGTTTCGGACGAGGAGCCCCAGTTTGAAAACTATGCTATGGAACCATCTTTGATACCTAGGAAATTGTATATCCCATTTACAACGACGACAGTACGAGCATTTTGCGAGTTTTTGTATACTGGCCAGATTGGCAACCGGTGGCAAATAGCACCAACGCTCTTGGACAATTTCCTTATTGGCAAGTTCTACAAGGTGTCGACACTTTACGATCTTGTGAGGGACACGTTGGTGAATATCATTGGTAGGAAAGAGCAATACTATATGGAGATTAATGATGAGCGGATCAGTGCGCATTTGAAGTTTATATCTTCTATTGATGCCGGAGAGGTGGATTACGACTTGATGGAGAAGGTTTCAGATGTATGTGCAGCCGCCAATAATTTCGATGGTGCTAATACAGGCAATGGCaatggtagtggtggtagtggtggtggtggtggtggaagTAGCAATAACggtgataatgatgatgaaggaAGTAGTAGTGACGGTGGTAGTGATCGTAGTAGTGATGGCCACAAAGGTGGGTTTGGGTTGGAGTACCTTGATGCTGAGAGTTTAGCTGCACCCAAGATTGGACCACGTAATAGGCTGGTATTCGATAGACCCAAGTATGACTAcgatgaggatgaggaagaggaggCGGAGGATGGTGTTGCGAAACATAGTAAGCTCAATACAGTCACTGTTGAGGAGGCAGTTGACCCGGAATCTGCCGTGCCGCTGGATAGTATCATCGATGCAATTTACGAGTCCTGTGTGCTAGTTGGCGATATGAACTTGTTTTTGCGTTGTGCAAACTTGAAGATCATAAAGTCCTTGTTGCAATGA